The following proteins come from a genomic window of Prionailurus viverrinus isolate Anna chromosome D1, UM_Priviv_1.0, whole genome shotgun sequence:
- the LOC125146835 gene encoding olfactory receptor 5AL1-like, with translation MAKGNQSAVTEFILLGLTDNPEFQAILFCVFLLIYSVTVLGNLGLIVLIQISPQLHTPMYFFLCHLAFVDFYGASTITPNTLANSLREIKSMPFYACATQVCCFITFSVWELLMLSVMAYDRYVAICNPLLYIILMPRKLCLQMVTSSYIYGLTVGLVQAVATFHISFCDSNVVNQFYCDDVPLIALACSDTQVKELMLWIIAGFNVFFSLIIVLISYVFIVFTILKIHSVAGRHKAFSTCASHLFSITMYYGTLSFMYLRPKSSHSLDKDKFASVFYAVVIPMLNPLIYSLRNQDVKKAFKKIFDKAHSDNR, from the coding sequence ATGGCAAAAGGCAATCAGTCAGCAGTCACTGAGTTTATTCTCTTGGGCCTCACAGATAATCCAGAGTTTCAGGCCATTCTCTTTTGTGTATTCCTATTGATTTACTCAGTTACTGTCCTGGGTAATCTTGGCTTGATTGTGTTAATCCAAATAAGTCCCCAGCTTCACACAcccatgtattttttcctctgtcatctggcttttgttgatttttatggtGCCTCCACCATCACTCCAAACACCCTTGCAAACTCATTACGTGAAATTAAAAGTATGCCATTTTATGCATGTGCCACTCAAGTGTGTTGCTTTATCACATTTTCAGTTTGGGAATTATTAATGCTGTCTGTCATGGCCTATgatcgctatgtggccatctgcaacCCTTTACTCTACATCATTCTCATGCCCAGGAAACTCTGCCTCCAAATGGTCACTAGCTCTTATATTTATGGACTCACTGTAGGACTCGTACAAGCAGTGGCTACATTCCACATATCTTTCTGTGACTCTAATGTGGTCAACCAGTTCTACTGTGATGATGTCCCCTTGATTGCTCTGGCTTGCTCTGATACCCAAGTCAAAGAGTTGATGCTGTGGATCATTGCTGGGTTCAATGTGTTCTTTTCTCTTATCATTGTTCTCATATCCTATGTGTTCATTGTCTTCACCATCTTAAAGATCCATTCTGTTGCAGGAAGACATAAAGCCTTTTCCACCTGCGCTTCTCACCTGTTTTCTATTACCATGTATTATGGGACCCTCAGTTTTATGTACCTGCGCCCCAAGTCAAGCCACTCACTGGATAAAGACAAATTTGCCTCAGTGTTCTATGCAGTGGTGATTCCCATGTTAAACCCATTGATCTACAGCTTGAGGAATCAGGATGTAAAAAAGGCTTTCAagaaaatctttgacaaagcacaTTCTGATAATAGATAA
- the LOC125176703 gene encoding olfactory receptor 1038 → MAETNITHVTEFILQGITDQPELQAPCFVVFFIIYLVTVLGNLGLITLIRIDARLHSPMYYFLSHLAFVDLCYSSAITPKMMVNFVVEINTIPFYACATQLGCFLTFMITECFLLASMAYDRYVAICSPLHYSTLMSKRLCIQLVAVPYIYSFLVALFHTIITFHLTYCGPNVINHFYCDDLPLLVLACSDTHVKEILIFAFAGFDMICSSSIVLTSYIFIIAAILRIRSTQGRRKAISTCGSHMVTVTIFYGTLIFMYLQPKSNHSLDTDKMASVFYTVVIPMLNPLIYSLRNKEVKDASRKALDKGCETLKLLKLRK, encoded by the coding sequence ATGGCTGAGACCAATATCACCCATGTCACTGAATTCATTCTCCAGGGAATCACAGACCAACCAGAGCTTCAGGCCCCATGCTTTGTGGTGTTTTTCATCATCTATCTGGTCACAGTGCTGGGCAACCTGGGGTTGATAACTTTAATCAGGATTGATGCTCGACTCCACTCGCCTATGTACTATTTCCTCAGTCACTTGGCCTTTGTTGACCTTTGCTACTCCTCTGCTATCACACCAAAGATGATGGTGAATTTTGTTGTGGAAATCAACACTATTCCTTTCTATGCTTGTGCAACACAACTGGGCTGCTTTCTCACCTTCATGATCACCGAGTGTTTCCTGTTGGCTTCTATGGCCTATGATCGCTACGTGGCCATCTGTAGTCCCCTGCACTATTCAACCCTGATGTCAAAAAGACTCTGCATTCAATTAGTGGCAGTTCCGTATATATACAGCTTTCTGGTTGCCCTATTCCATACCATTATCACCTTCCATCTAACTTACTGTGGCCCCAATGTAATTAACCATTTCTACTGTGATGACCTTCCTCTCTTGGTTCTGGCCTGCTCAGACACACACGTGAAGGAAATTCTGATCTTTGCCTTTGCTGGTTTTGATATGATCTGCTCCTCTTCCATTGTTCTCACCTCCTACATCTTTATCATTGCTGCCATCTTAAGGATCCGCTCTACTCAGGGGCGACGCAAGGCCATTTCCACCTGTGGCTCCCATATGGTGACTGTCACTATTTTCTACGGCACCTTGATCTTTATGTACCTACAGCCCAAATCAAATCACTCCCTGGACACGGACAAAATGGCGTCTGTATTTTACACGGTGGTGATCCCGATGTTGAACCCCCTGATCTATAGTCTAAGGAACAAAGAGGTTAAAGATGCCTCAAGGAAAGCCTTGGATAAAGGTTGTGAAACCTTAAAGCTgttaaagttaagaaaataa